In Risungbinella massiliensis, a single window of DNA contains:
- a CDS encoding M20 metallopeptidase family protein: protein MLKQWIQEGKQDVISWYRHLHQHPELSFQEEQTANYVWSILESFENLQLSRPTKNSIMACLVGAKPGKTIALRADMDALPILEENEFAHKSHNPGVMHACGHDGHTATLLGAVQILSQYQSELAGEIRFLFQHAEEKFPGGAQEMVDQGVMDGVDYVIGNHFSSQLATGRISVTYGPMMAAPDTFEMKIIGKGGHAASPHECIDPIAIGAEVISSLQKIVSRRKDPLDPMVVSVTKVSAGTTDNVIPSTMHMMGTVRTYSEELRTLAPVWIEQTIKGITQSYGAEYQFSYRRGYRPVINDEWVTKQMEEVIRTHLGEEKLCFGTPQMGGEDFSAYLTKAPGTFFNVGSANAEKGTDFPHHHPRFSLDEDAFGDAVAMFVFGAIHLTEMTE from the coding sequence TTGCTCAAACAATGGATCCAAGAAGGGAAACAAGATGTTATCAGTTGGTATCGTCACCTTCATCAACATCCAGAGTTGTCGTTTCAAGAAGAACAAACAGCAAATTATGTTTGGAGCATCTTAGAGAGTTTTGAAAACCTCCAATTATCTAGACCTACCAAGAATAGTATCATGGCCTGCTTAGTTGGAGCGAAACCGGGGAAAACAATAGCGCTTCGTGCTGATATGGATGCACTACCTATACTGGAAGAAAATGAGTTTGCACATAAATCCCATAATCCGGGGGTGATGCATGCTTGTGGTCATGATGGGCATACAGCAACACTATTGGGGGCAGTCCAAATATTAAGTCAGTATCAATCTGAACTGGCTGGCGAGATTCGTTTTCTCTTTCAGCACGCCGAGGAAAAATTCCCAGGTGGAGCGCAAGAGATGGTGGATCAAGGTGTGATGGATGGGGTCGATTATGTGATCGGCAATCACTTTAGCTCTCAGTTAGCGACTGGTAGGATCTCTGTAACCTATGGTCCGATGATGGCTGCTCCTGATACCTTTGAGATGAAGATCATTGGAAAAGGTGGTCATGCTGCATCACCACATGAATGTATCGATCCAATCGCTATTGGTGCAGAGGTGATCAGCTCACTGCAAAAGATAGTTTCACGTCGAAAAGACCCTCTTGATCCAATGGTCGTGAGTGTTACCAAAGTGAGTGCTGGTACTACCGATAATGTAATTCCAAGTACAATGCATATGATGGGAACAGTGAGAACCTACTCGGAAGAACTACGGACTCTAGCACCAGTCTGGATCGAGCAGACCATCAAAGGCATCACCCAATCCTATGGTGCCGAGTATCAATTTTCGTATCGTCGTGGCTATCGACCGGTAATTAACGATGAGTGGGTGACCAAACAAATGGAGGAAGTGATCCGTACTCATTTAGGGGAAGAAAAATTGTGCTTTGGCACCCCACAAATGGGCGGAGAAGATTTCTCTGCTTATTTGACGAAGGCACCGGGCACGTTTTTTAATGTAGGTTCAGCAAACGCGGAAAAGGGAACCGACTTCCCACACCATCATCCAAGATTCTCCTTAGATGAAGACGCATTTGGCGATGCAGTTGCGATGTTTGTTTTTGGAGCTATTCATCTAACTGAGATGACAGAATAG
- the argS gene encoding arginine--tRNA ligase — MEFKQIYAEVLKPHIEGLEISQIQNLVEKPKKSEMGDLAFPCFQLAKQFRKAPQQIALELSEKISHPWFAKVEAVGPYVNVFLDSVAISTPVLKEIIQQGADYGANQDGNGRNVPFDLSSPNIAKPFSMGHLRSTVIGNSVANLADKNGYQSVRINYIGDWGTQFGKLIVAYKRWGNEAAISKNPIPELLKLYVRFHEEAETDPALEEEGRKAFKSLEDGDVEAVALWTKFRAESLKEFQRIYDLMGMKFDSFNGEAFYNDKMEPVIEMLEEKGLLEESQGAQVVQLDEYQYPPALIRKSDGATLYVTRDLASAFYRKNTYDFAKSLYVVGNEQSLHFAQLKAVLKKAGHDWADDMAHISFGMMLQNGKKMSTRKGRVILLEEVLQEAIDLAERLIEEKNPALENKQEVARQVGIGAVIFQDLKNYRTNDIEFSLEAMLNFDGETGPYLQYTHARCRSLLRKAGSVDLEATEQVNDPESWPILQLLADFPQIVRLAWKEYDPSKIARFALDLARAFNQYYAHVRILSEGKEQNARLQLVYSTATVLHEALRLLGMEAPEEM, encoded by the coding sequence TTGGAATTCAAGCAAATTTATGCGGAAGTATTGAAGCCGCACATAGAGGGATTGGAAATTTCTCAGATTCAAAATCTAGTCGAAAAACCAAAGAAGTCGGAGATGGGAGATCTAGCCTTTCCATGTTTTCAATTGGCAAAACAATTCCGTAAGGCTCCACAACAGATCGCATTGGAACTGAGTGAGAAAATCAGTCATCCGTGGTTTGCGAAAGTGGAAGCAGTAGGTCCCTATGTGAATGTCTTTTTAGATTCAGTAGCGATTAGTACACCTGTACTGAAAGAAATTATTCAGCAAGGTGCAGACTATGGAGCCAATCAAGATGGCAATGGTCGAAATGTACCATTTGATCTCTCATCTCCCAATATTGCCAAGCCATTCTCGATGGGGCATCTTCGCTCCACTGTAATCGGGAACTCCGTTGCGAACCTAGCGGACAAAAACGGTTATCAATCTGTTCGGATTAATTATATTGGAGATTGGGGAACTCAATTTGGTAAGCTGATTGTTGCATATAAGCGGTGGGGTAATGAAGCGGCAATCTCCAAAAACCCAATTCCAGAACTACTTAAGCTGTATGTTCGTTTTCATGAAGAAGCAGAGACGGACCCAGCATTGGAAGAGGAAGGACGTAAAGCGTTTAAAAGTCTAGAAGATGGAGATGTAGAAGCGGTAGCTCTCTGGACAAAGTTCCGTGCGGAATCGCTCAAAGAGTTCCAACGGATCTATGATTTGATGGGGATGAAGTTTGATTCTTTCAATGGCGAGGCCTTTTACAATGATAAAATGGAGCCTGTAATCGAGATGTTAGAAGAAAAAGGATTGCTAGAAGAAAGCCAAGGTGCTCAAGTAGTCCAATTAGATGAATATCAATATCCTCCAGCATTGATTCGTAAATCAGACGGTGCCACTTTGTATGTTACACGGGATCTAGCCTCGGCTTTTTATCGCAAAAATACTTATGACTTTGCTAAATCGTTGTATGTCGTAGGGAATGAACAGAGTCTACACTTTGCTCAGTTAAAAGCAGTTTTGAAGAAAGCAGGCCATGACTGGGCTGATGACATGGCCCATATCAGTTTTGGAATGATGTTACAAAACGGAAAGAAAATGTCCACTCGTAAAGGTCGCGTTATCTTGTTAGAAGAGGTTCTTCAAGAAGCAATCGACTTGGCAGAACGTCTTATTGAAGAAAAGAACCCTGCTTTGGAAAACAAACAAGAGGTAGCTCGGCAAGTAGGGATTGGAGCCGTTATCTTCCAAGATCTTAAGAACTATCGAACCAATGATATTGAGTTCTCTTTAGAAGCGATGCTCAACTTCGATGGGGAGACAGGTCCATATCTTCAATACACACATGCTCGCTGTCGTTCGTTGTTGAGAAAAGCCGGTTCGGTAGATTTGGAAGCAACAGAGCAAGTGAATGATCCAGAAAGCTGGCCGATCTTGCAACTATTAGCTGATTTTCCACAAATAGTGCGCTTGGCATGGAAAGAGTATGATCCATCCAAAATTGCTCGCTTTGCACTTGATCTCGCACGTGCTTTTAATCAGTACTATGCTCATGTACGGATTTTGTCTGAGGGAAAAGAGCAAAATGCTCGTCTGCAATTGGTCTATTCGACAGCTACTGTACTTCATGAGGCTTTACGACTACTTGGGATGGAAGCCCCAGAAGAAATGTAA
- a CDS encoding long-chain-fatty-acid--CoA ligase — MKEKIWLKHYPQEIPHQIDYPDVPLTQFLVDAVRDFPEREAIHFLGKKITYAKLMEDVSRFANVLISLGVKRRDRVAIMLPNCPQAVIAYYGALMIGAVVVQTNPMYVARELEHQLKDSGAETIICLDLLFSKVREVKSQTAIKRIITTSIKDYLPFPKNILYPLTLLKEGIKTNIPVDNQTIFSFPELLKKALSHFPHADIVPNQDIALLQYTGGTTGLAKGAMLTHRNLVVNAIQAAAWIYKNQRGKTKILGVLPFFHVYGMTVVMNFAVLQAATMILVPKFDRDMILKTIHKHQPNLFPGAPTMYVGVINHPDIHRFDVSSIEACISGSAPLPLEVQERFEKLTGGRLTEGYGMTETSPVTHCNLIWDRKKSATIGLPWPDTECRIVDLETGEELGIGEIGELHVRGPQVMKGYWNRPEETTKVLVDGWFHTGDIAKMDEDGYFYIIDRKKDMIIAGGFNIYPRDIEEVLYEHPAIQEAAVIGIPDEYRGETVKAFVVLKPGANLTEKELDQYCREKLSKYKVPRFYEFRDDLPKTMIGKVLRRILQEEEHAKGNLKK, encoded by the coding sequence GTGAAAGAGAAAATCTGGCTAAAACACTATCCACAGGAGATACCGCACCAGATCGATTACCCGGACGTTCCTTTAACTCAGTTTCTGGTGGATGCGGTGCGAGATTTCCCGGAGAGGGAAGCTATTCACTTCTTAGGAAAAAAGATCACCTATGCCAAATTGATGGAAGATGTATCCCGTTTTGCCAACGTATTAATTAGCTTAGGAGTAAAACGTAGAGACAGAGTGGCCATCATGCTTCCCAATTGTCCTCAGGCGGTGATCGCTTATTATGGTGCACTGATGATCGGTGCAGTAGTAGTTCAGACTAATCCAATGTATGTAGCCAGAGAACTAGAACATCAATTAAAAGATAGTGGAGCAGAGACGATCATTTGTCTCGATCTATTATTTTCGAAAGTACGAGAAGTAAAGTCACAAACGGCAATCAAACGAATTATTACAACAAGTATAAAAGACTACCTTCCATTTCCAAAAAATATTTTGTATCCGCTTACTTTGTTAAAAGAAGGAATTAAAACTAATATTCCAGTTGACAATCAAACTATCTTTTCTTTTCCAGAATTGTTAAAGAAAGCGCTTTCTCATTTTCCCCATGCTGATATCGTACCAAACCAAGACATTGCCTTGTTGCAGTATACGGGTGGGACAACTGGTCTTGCCAAAGGTGCTATGTTGACACACCGTAATCTAGTCGTAAATGCAATACAAGCTGCTGCTTGGATTTATAAGAACCAACGAGGAAAGACCAAAATTTTAGGAGTATTGCCGTTTTTTCATGTATATGGAATGACGGTTGTGATGAATTTTGCTGTACTGCAAGCTGCAACGATGATTCTCGTGCCTAAGTTTGATCGTGATATGATTTTGAAAACGATCCACAAACATCAACCAAACTTATTCCCTGGAGCACCAACCATGTATGTAGGTGTAATCAATCATCCTGATATTCATCGTTTTGATGTTTCCTCCATTGAGGCATGTATCAGTGGTTCCGCGCCGCTACCGCTTGAAGTCCAAGAGCGTTTTGAGAAGCTAACGGGTGGGCGTCTAACAGAAGGATATGGGATGACCGAAACGTCACCAGTTACCCACTGTAACTTGATCTGGGATCGAAAAAAGAGTGCAACCATTGGGCTTCCATGGCCAGATACAGAATGTCGAATCGTGGATTTGGAGACGGGAGAAGAGCTTGGAATAGGTGAAATCGGAGAGTTGCATGTACGTGGTCCGCAAGTAATGAAAGGTTATTGGAATAGGCCTGAAGAGACAACCAAAGTATTAGTAGACGGTTGGTTTCATACAGGGGATATTGCCAAAATGGATGAAGATGGCTATTTCTATATCATTGATCGAAAGAAAGATATGATTATCGCAGGTGGTTTTAACATTTACCCACGAGATATTGAAGAAGTATTATATGAGCATCCAGCAATTCAAGAAGCAGCGGTTATTGGTATTCCTGATGAGTATCGGGGGGAAACCGTAAAAGCATTTGTCGTACTTAAGCCTGGAGCTAACCTAACGGAGAAAGAATTAGATCAGTACTGTCGTGAGAAGTTATCAAAATATAAAGTGCCTCGTTTCTATGAATTCCGAGATGATTTACCAAAAACAATGATCGGCAAAGTGCTTAGAAGAATATTACAAGAAGAAGAACATGCTAAGGGAAATTTGAAAAAATAA
- a CDS encoding type II TA system antitoxin MqsA family protein, with the protein MSRLYCHDCNEEVEYELKTGSFPIEVRGKSITVEGTRAFCVNCESELFHPKFDMENQEKAFAQYRTLEGILSPEEIRMIRTGYNLNQREFSRLLGFGEITISRYERGSLPTPAQNHIIKESANPAKMRELLELNSQKVPEEVVVRLQRDLNTAVVLEEQIIREIRDIFHDNPDIYRGNVSFSPMKLTQMILFFARNVNQNLYVTKLNKLLFYADFYHFLRKGSSISGTRYLCDHYGPVPEKFNTLYDNMKEIELMENEYGQFILPTSAFDHRFFTPEEQETMAMVLEKFEKTTSSEISELSHQEMAWIRTPRKEYISYDFAKEMRMDTD; encoded by the coding sequence TTGTCTAGATTATATTGTCATGATTGTAATGAAGAAGTGGAGTACGAACTGAAGACGGGGTCCTTTCCAATCGAAGTAAGAGGAAAATCGATTACAGTGGAAGGAACTCGTGCGTTTTGTGTAAATTGCGAATCGGAGCTTTTTCATCCTAAGTTTGATATGGAAAATCAAGAAAAAGCTTTTGCACAGTATCGTACATTGGAAGGGATTCTATCCCCAGAAGAGATTCGCATGATTCGAACTGGGTACAATCTAAATCAACGTGAGTTCTCTCGTCTACTAGGCTTTGGGGAGATTACCATCTCTCGATACGAACGTGGTTCCCTACCTACTCCAGCACAAAATCATATCATAAAAGAGAGTGCAAACCCTGCCAAAATGCGAGAATTGCTGGAACTAAATAGCCAAAAGGTACCAGAGGAAGTGGTGGTACGGCTTCAACGAGATTTAAATACAGCAGTGGTCTTAGAAGAACAGATTATCCGAGAGATTCGAGATATTTTTCATGATAATCCAGACATCTATCGAGGAAATGTCTCTTTTTCTCCGATGAAATTGACTCAGATGATCCTCTTTTTTGCGCGGAATGTAAACCAAAATCTCTATGTGACCAAGCTAAACAAACTCCTATTTTATGCTGATTTTTATCACTTTTTGCGGAAAGGTAGTTCGATTAGCGGAACTCGTTACCTTTGTGATCATTATGGTCCTGTTCCAGAAAAGTTCAATACTCTTTATGATAATATGAAAGAAATTGAACTGATGGAGAATGAGTATGGTCAATTTATTTTGCCCACTTCCGCTTTTGATCATAGATTTTTCACTCCAGAGGAACAAGAAACAATGGCTATGGTTTTAGAGAAATTTGAGAAAACCACTAGCTCTGAAATTAGCGAACTCTCACATCAAGAAATGGCTTGGATTCGAACACCACGGAAAGAATACATTTCGTATGATTTTGCCAAAGAGATGCGAATGGATACAGATTGA
- a CDS encoding RsmF rRNA methyltransferase first C-terminal domain-containing protein: MKFPVDYLEQMKELLGDEFPDFLASYEEKPERSLRVNGLKLPPSRLVELTSFHLEPVPWCKEAYYYQHEPDRPGKHPYHAAGLYYIQDASAMSPAEALEAQPGERILDLCAAPGGKTTQLAAKMHGDGILVANEIDRKRAGALVENLERCGVSNAVVLTENPTKMTKRFYEYFDRILIDAPCSGEGMFRKDPATMERWSSRLPAKCAELQKEILAAAIPMLQPGGRLVYSTCTFNPLENEQIVEWILEEYPEFQIIAVPQLEHYQSGRPEWSKSNREDLRLTGRLWPHHLRGEGHFVAVLEKQAEELPRKKRLGKGKPLSPDAKKLIEKFWKDTYHQKLTRGHFVMFGEHLYLLPEEFPSIEGLKVEKPGFYLGQLKRSHFQPSHALALASHSDQVQHVRNYAADSDELRQYLQGDTLQSEGNGWTLVTVDHFPIGWGKASSGYLKNHYPKWLRWDRK; the protein is encoded by the coding sequence TTGAAATTCCCTGTAGATTATCTAGAACAGATGAAAGAATTACTTGGTGATGAGTTTCCTGATTTTCTTGCGAGTTATGAGGAAAAGCCCGAGCGAAGCTTACGGGTGAATGGACTCAAACTACCACCTTCACGATTAGTCGAACTTACATCCTTTCACTTAGAGCCGGTTCCTTGGTGTAAAGAAGCCTATTATTATCAACATGAACCTGATCGACCAGGAAAACATCCCTATCATGCTGCAGGACTCTACTATATCCAAGATGCAAGTGCCATGTCCCCTGCTGAGGCACTTGAGGCACAGCCTGGAGAGAGAATCTTGGATCTTTGTGCTGCACCAGGTGGGAAAACAACCCAGTTGGCAGCAAAAATGCACGGAGATGGGATTTTGGTTGCCAATGAAATTGATCGCAAACGTGCAGGTGCTCTAGTAGAGAATTTGGAACGTTGTGGGGTTTCTAATGCAGTCGTACTTACAGAAAATCCAACCAAAATGACCAAACGATTCTATGAGTACTTTGACCGAATCTTAATTGATGCTCCTTGCTCTGGAGAAGGAATGTTTCGGAAGGACCCAGCTACGATGGAACGTTGGAGTAGCCGACTTCCTGCAAAGTGTGCAGAGTTACAAAAGGAGATACTAGCAGCTGCGATTCCCATGCTCCAGCCTGGTGGTAGACTTGTTTATTCTACTTGTACCTTTAACCCTCTTGAAAACGAACAAATCGTAGAGTGGATCTTAGAAGAATATCCAGAATTTCAAATCATTGCTGTTCCACAGCTAGAACACTACCAATCAGGAAGACCCGAGTGGAGTAAATCAAACAGAGAAGATTTGCGTCTAACGGGGCGTCTCTGGCCACATCATCTGCGTGGCGAGGGGCATTTTGTCGCAGTATTAGAAAAACAGGCAGAGGAGCTTCCGCGCAAAAAACGCCTAGGCAAAGGCAAACCCTTATCTCCTGATGCCAAAAAGCTTATCGAGAAATTTTGGAAAGATACATATCATCAAAAACTAACTCGAGGGCATTTTGTGATGTTTGGTGAACACCTCTATTTGTTACCAGAAGAATTCCCCTCCATTGAGGGACTCAAAGTAGAAAAGCCCGGTTTTTATCTAGGTCAACTAAAGAGAAGTCATTTTCAGCCATCCCATGCATTAGCCCTCGCCTCCCATTCAGATCAAGTTCAACACGTCCGCAACTATGCAGCAGATAGTGACGAGTTGCGACAATACCTACAAGGAGATACATTACAAAGCGAAGGAAATGGATGGACCTTGGTTACGGTTGACCATTTTCCAATCGGCTGGGGCAAAGCATCTAGTGGATATCTAAAAAATCATTATCCTAAGTGGCTTCGTTGGGATCGTAAATAG
- a CDS encoding type II toxin-antitoxin system MqsR family toxin: MEASVGQINAFLSKARFYLQRGKMDFIRGKEEKQTLSQLGISIRDAFALVYDLTVENYYRGPSADHKIPTESVWEFGWEEEPQDIYIKLKFRSVRDDLLMMSFHFANRPIVYPYKKRRYD, translated from the coding sequence ATGGAAGCTTCTGTTGGTCAGATTAATGCGTTTTTATCCAAAGCTCGTTTTTATCTGCAACGTGGCAAGATGGACTTCATAAGAGGAAAAGAAGAAAAACAGACTCTCAGCCAATTGGGGATTAGCATTCGGGATGCATTTGCTCTGGTCTATGATTTAACAGTGGAGAACTACTACCGTGGTCCATCTGCTGATCATAAGATCCCAACGGAGAGTGTTTGGGAGTTTGGCTGGGAAGAAGAACCACAAGATATTTACATCAAACTAAAATTTCGATCAGTGCGTGATGACTTATTGATGATGTCGTTTCATTTTGCAAATAGACCCATTGTGTATCCTTACAAAAAGAGACGTTATGACTAG
- a CDS encoding BaiN/RdsA family NAD(P)/FAD-dependent oxidoreductase, with the protein MNKKDVIVIGGGTSGLMASAAAGMHGASVLLLDKGNKLGRKMAISGGGRCNVTNIKEIDEVIQHIPGNGRFLYSTFSVFNNKDIVQFFDDLGVPLKEEDNGRMFPVTDKAQSVVEALLRRVRESGVEIRTNLGVKNVLYQEGRTVGVELMNGEKYYADAVIVAVGGKSVPHTGSTGDGYAWAEEAGHTITELFPTEVPLTSSDKLIKEKMLQGVSLRDVSLTVRNAKGKALVIHRGDMLFTHFGLSGPMALRCSQFVVKERKKHPERDVAIEIDLFPNLTLGQLTEQLQQNIRNNPKRQMKTIMKEYLTERMIPVILERAQIPEETTAAHLSQVQLHTLLQNLKALTVYVNGTLSIEKAFVTGGGVHVKEVHPKTMHSKKMQGLFFCGEVLDIHGYTGGYNITAALCTGYVAGKSAAELVQEWKEN; encoded by the coding sequence ATGAACAAAAAAGATGTGATCGTGATCGGCGGTGGAACTTCTGGTCTCATGGCAAGTGCTGCTGCTGGAATGCATGGAGCCAGTGTGCTTCTATTAGATAAAGGAAATAAACTTGGGAGAAAAATGGCGATCTCTGGTGGAGGTCGTTGTAATGTGACCAATATTAAGGAGATCGATGAAGTAATCCAACATATCCCCGGTAATGGAAGGTTTCTATATAGTACTTTTTCTGTCTTTAATAACAAAGATATTGTTCAATTTTTTGATGATTTGGGCGTCCCACTAAAAGAAGAGGATAACGGTAGAATGTTTCCCGTAACAGACAAAGCTCAATCCGTAGTAGAGGCACTTTTACGTCGGGTAAGGGAATCAGGTGTGGAGATTCGTACCAATCTGGGAGTAAAAAATGTGCTCTATCAAGAGGGACGAACGGTTGGAGTAGAATTGATGAATGGCGAAAAGTACTATGCTGACGCCGTCATCGTCGCAGTAGGAGGCAAATCGGTTCCTCATACTGGGTCGACCGGAGATGGATATGCTTGGGCTGAGGAGGCAGGACACACAATAACGGAGTTGTTCCCAACAGAAGTTCCCCTTACTTCCTCGGACAAGCTTATCAAAGAAAAGATGTTGCAGGGAGTATCTTTACGCGATGTATCGTTAACCGTTCGTAATGCCAAAGGAAAGGCACTCGTCATCCATCGAGGAGATATGTTATTTACTCACTTCGGTCTGTCCGGGCCTATGGCACTTCGCTGTAGTCAATTCGTCGTGAAAGAACGCAAAAAACATCCTGAGCGAGATGTTGCAATTGAGATCGATCTTTTCCCTAATCTCACACTTGGACAACTGACCGAACAACTCCAACAAAATATCCGTAATAACCCAAAACGTCAGATGAAGACGATTATGAAAGAGTATCTTACGGAACGTATGATACCTGTTATCTTAGAACGAGCCCAAATACCAGAAGAAACTACTGCAGCACATTTGTCTCAAGTTCAACTACATACCTTGTTGCAAAACCTAAAAGCTCTTACCGTCTACGTTAATGGAACCTTGTCAATCGAAAAAGCATTTGTAACTGGCGGTGGAGTTCATGTCAAAGAGGTTCATCCCAAAACGATGCACTCCAAGAAGATGCAAGGGTTATTTTTTTGTGGAGAGGTACTAGACATCCATGGATACACAGGAGGATATAACATCACAGCAGCACTTTGTACTGGGTATGTAGCAGGAAAAAGTGCAGCAGAATTGGTTCAGGAATGGAAGGAGAACTAA
- a CDS encoding IclR family transcriptional regulator yields MSLKTLDTSLHLLEYFTEQKSSWGVRELAKEVEMNHSVVYRILSTFEKRGFLIQNQETKKYELGLKFWVYGQMVRERNHFTDVIQPMMEDLCEKTGESIFLTGREGNKGICLHFVESTQRVKYSLQIGTKTPLYAGSSNKVIMAYLTKEKQESIMIKGLDPITDQTVTNVDRLRDDLIQIKENGWAHSIGEYSENIFGIAVPLFNYHSEILASLAIAGPEYRISEPERVSELLQYLQAAQIKIQEALNKYRVLHF; encoded by the coding sequence GTGAGTCTAAAAACTTTGGATACTTCCTTACATTTATTAGAGTACTTCACCGAACAGAAGTCCAGTTGGGGTGTGCGAGAGTTAGCGAAAGAAGTAGAAATGAATCATTCTGTTGTATATAGAATATTATCAACTTTTGAAAAAAGAGGGTTTTTGATTCAGAATCAAGAGACAAAGAAATATGAGTTAGGATTGAAGTTCTGGGTTTATGGACAAATGGTAAGAGAAAGAAATCATTTTACAGATGTAATTCAACCTATGATGGAAGATTTGTGTGAAAAGACAGGAGAATCCATTTTCCTGACAGGACGAGAAGGTAACAAAGGAATCTGTTTGCACTTTGTGGAGAGCACGCAAAGAGTAAAGTATTCATTGCAAATTGGGACGAAGACGCCTCTATATGCAGGCTCTTCTAATAAGGTGATCATGGCATATCTAACGAAGGAAAAACAGGAATCGATCATGATTAAAGGACTTGATCCTATCACGGATCAGACTGTTACAAATGTGGATCGATTGCGAGATGACCTTATTCAAATTAAGGAAAATGGTTGGGCGCATAGTATCGGGGAGTACTCGGAAAATATTTTTGGCATTGCAGTACCATTGTTTAACTATCATTCTGAAATTCTTGCATCCCTTGCAATTGCTGGTCCAGAATACCGTATTTCAGAGCCAGAGAGGGTAAGTGAGTTGTTGCAATATTTGCAAGCGGCCCAAATAAAAATTCAAGAAGCACTAAATAAATATCGAGTTCTTCATTTCTAG
- a CDS encoding aromatic acid exporter family protein, with the protein MKWKIGFRTIKTAIGTGLAVAFAEWLGLRYFISAGVIATLCIQTSRKKSYETAWDRFVACLVVVPIAVGIFLLLGYNPLALTLILLLSIPLLVYLKLKDSILTSNLIMFHLYIEQSITTSFLLNELGILAIGIFFGLIINFYMPHSDKKLIEYQVKIEDNFRKILHEMAVYLCKGESDWTGSEILETAKWIKDAKELALISKENKSDEKEKYFHRYFKMRSRQFDILERIMPMVSHLPRTVPQGKRIAEFLERISSAVHPGNTADLHLEELYSMMKEFKEQPLPKTREEFETRAILLQLVHEMERYLMIKKYLVDHGYKKPGKGTLSSTTSSKG; encoded by the coding sequence GTGAAATGGAAAATTGGGTTCCGAACGATTAAGACCGCGATCGGGACCGGCTTAGCTGTGGCTTTTGCTGAATGGCTAGGTCTTCGTTACTTTATATCTGCAGGGGTAATTGCAACACTTTGTATCCAAACATCACGTAAGAAATCATATGAGACTGCTTGGGATCGTTTTGTCGCTTGTCTGGTAGTAGTTCCTATTGCAGTAGGGATTTTCCTTTTACTTGGTTACAATCCATTAGCATTAACCTTGATTTTGTTGTTGTCCATTCCGTTATTGGTGTATCTCAAACTGAAAGATAGTATCTTGACAAGTAATTTAATTATGTTTCATTTGTACATTGAACAGTCAATCACTACTTCATTCCTCCTAAATGAGCTAGGTATATTGGCAATCGGAATTTTCTTTGGGTTAATTATCAATTTCTATATGCCACACTCAGATAAAAAACTTATCGAATATCAAGTAAAGATTGAAGATAACTTCCGCAAAATCTTACATGAGATGGCTGTCTACTTATGTAAGGGGGAAAGTGATTGGACTGGTTCGGAAATTTTAGAAACTGCGAAATGGATCAAGGATGCTAAAGAACTCGCCCTCATTTCGAAGGAAAACAAATCGGACGAAAAAGAGAAGTATTTTCACCGTTACTTTAAGATGCGAAGTCGCCAATTTGATATCTTGGAACGAATTATGCCGATGGTAAGTCACCTACCTCGAACAGTGCCACAAGGAAAAAGAATTGCCGAATTCCTCGAACGGATCTCCAGTGCTGTCCATCCTGGTAATACCGCCGATCTTCATCTCGAAGAACTATACTCCATGATGAAAGAATTTAAAGAGCAACCTTTACCAAAAACTCGAGAAGAGTTTGAGACCAGAGCTATTTTACTCCAATTGGTACATGAGATGGAACGATATTTGATGATTAAAAAGTATCTCGTCGATCACGGGTATAAAAAACCGGGAAAAGGTACCCTTTCATCCACAACATCGTCGAAGGGATAA